A single region of the Nocardioides aquaticus genome encodes:
- a CDS encoding methionine synthase has protein sequence MTHATAVGSMPGEDQRSFDHAVGLVLGELVGQLPHLPEVPGRGAGAAMTGRALALVAELGADLQPAGWRLTGQGASGVDQRRARSLVGQDLDSLEEQAQGLTGAFKIQVTGPWTLAATVERPRGDAVLGDHGARRELAQALAEGLVDHVADVRRRLPGVERLVVQVDEPALPSVLGGRVPTASGLHRHRSVDLPEASDTLAAVLAAVVAAGGEPWVHACAPRTPLDLLRGAGARGLVVDLDQLAAEDHDQLGEALEAGESVVLGVLPPTDPATRPSDKDVTARVERWLEMLGLDPEVVGDQLGVSPSCGLAGASAGWARDALRLAAATARNLTP, from the coding sequence ATGACCCACGCGACCGCGGTGGGCTCGATGCCCGGCGAGGACCAGCGGTCCTTCGACCACGCCGTCGGCCTGGTGCTCGGCGAGCTGGTCGGCCAGCTGCCGCACCTGCCCGAGGTGCCGGGCCGGGGTGCCGGCGCCGCGATGACCGGCCGCGCGCTCGCGCTCGTGGCCGAGCTCGGCGCCGACCTGCAGCCGGCGGGCTGGCGGCTCACGGGCCAGGGCGCCTCCGGGGTCGACCAGCGGCGGGCGCGCAGCCTCGTCGGCCAGGACCTCGACAGCCTCGAGGAGCAGGCCCAGGGCCTGACGGGGGCGTTCAAGATCCAGGTCACCGGGCCGTGGACCCTCGCCGCCACCGTGGAGCGTCCGCGCGGCGACGCGGTCCTGGGGGACCACGGGGCGCGCCGCGAGCTGGCCCAGGCGCTGGCCGAGGGCCTCGTCGACCACGTCGCCGACGTCCGGCGCCGGCTGCCCGGCGTCGAGCGCCTCGTCGTGCAGGTCGACGAGCCGGCGCTCCCGTCGGTGCTCGGCGGGCGGGTGCCCACCGCGTCGGGCCTGCACCGGCACCGCAGCGTCGACCTGCCCGAGGCCTCCGACACCCTGGCCGCCGTGCTCGCCGCGGTCGTCGCGGCCGGGGGCGAGCCGTGGGTCCACGCCTGCGCCCCGCGTACCCCGCTGGACCTGCTCCGCGGCGCGGGAGCCCGCGGTCTCGTCGTCGACCTCGACCAGCTCGCCGCCGAGGACCACGACCAGCTCGGCGAGGCGCTCGAGGCGGGGGAGTCGGTCGTGCTCGGCGTCCTGCCCCCGACCGACCCGGCCACCCGACCCTCCGACAAGGACGTCACCGCGCGCGTCGAGCGGTGGCTGGAGATGCTCGGGCTCGACCCCGAGGTCGTCGGCGACCAGCTCGGCGTCTCCCCGTCCTGCGGCCTGGCCGGCGCGTCGGCCGGGTGGGCGCGGGACGCGCTGCGGCTCGCCGCGGCGACCGCCCGCAACCTCACGCCGTAG
- the mnmA gene encoding tRNA 2-thiouridine(34) synthase MnmA produces the protein MRVVAAMSGGVDSAVAAARAVEAGHEVTGIHLALSRNPASYRSGARGCCTVEDANDARRAADVIGIPFYVWDLSERFHADVVEDFMDEYAAGRTPNPCLRCNEKIKFEAVLERSLALGFDAVATGHYAQLRRAGDGTVEMHRAEDHGKDQSYVLGVLDQRQLAHSLFPLGDTPKAKVRTEAAERGLLVADKPDSHDICFVADGDNAGWLREKLGERAPNDGGDIVDDATGEVLGRHDGTYGFTVGQRKGLRIGRPAPDGRPRFVLDIEPVSGTVTVGPHERLAVDRLTCTHPRWCGAAPGLLRGTVQLRAHGAELPAVVRVDGDRVEVELLEPAYGIAPGQTAVVYDGTRVVGSATIDRTGTAAGASPQEEQR, from the coding sequence CTGCGGGTCGTCGCCGCCATGTCCGGCGGCGTCGACTCCGCGGTCGCGGCGGCGCGCGCGGTCGAGGCCGGTCACGAGGTCACCGGCATCCACCTCGCGCTGTCGCGCAACCCCGCGTCGTACCGCTCCGGGGCCCGGGGCTGCTGCACCGTCGAGGACGCCAACGACGCGCGCCGGGCCGCCGACGTGATCGGCATCCCGTTCTACGTCTGGGACCTCTCCGAGCGCTTCCACGCCGACGTCGTCGAGGACTTCATGGACGAGTACGCCGCCGGCCGGACGCCCAACCCGTGCCTGCGGTGCAACGAGAAGATCAAGTTCGAGGCCGTCCTCGAGCGCTCGCTCGCCCTGGGGTTCGACGCCGTCGCGACCGGCCACTACGCGCAGCTGCGTCGCGCGGGCGACGGCACCGTCGAGATGCACCGGGCCGAGGACCACGGCAAGGACCAGTCGTACGTCCTCGGCGTGCTCGACCAGCGCCAGCTCGCGCACTCGCTGTTCCCGCTCGGCGACACCCCGAAGGCGAAGGTGCGCACCGAGGCCGCCGAGCGCGGGCTGCTGGTCGCCGACAAGCCCGACTCGCACGACATCTGCTTCGTCGCCGACGGCGACAACGCCGGCTGGCTGCGCGAGAAGCTCGGCGAGCGCGCCCCGAACGACGGTGGCGACATCGTCGACGACGCGACCGGGGAGGTCCTCGGCCGCCACGACGGCACTTACGGCTTCACCGTCGGCCAGCGCAAGGGCCTGCGGATCGGTCGCCCGGCCCCCGACGGCCGTCCCCGGTTCGTGCTCGACATCGAGCCGGTGTCGGGCACGGTGACGGTCGGCCCGCACGAGCGGCTGGCCGTGGACCGGCTCACCTGCACGCACCCCCGCTGGTGCGGTGCGGCGCCGGGCCTCCTGCGCGGCACCGTGCAGCTGCGCGCCCACGGCGCGGAGCTGCCGGCGGTCGTCCGGGTCGACGGGGACCGGGTCGAGGTCGAGCTGCTCGAGCCGGCGTACGGCATCGCCCCGGGCCAGACCGCGGTCGTCTACGACGGCACCCGCGTGGTCGGCAGCGCCACGATCGACCGCACCGGCACCGCCGCCGGCGCGTCACCCCAGGAGGAGCAGCGATGA
- a CDS encoding cysteine desulfurase family protein codes for MSEVLPRPEASVYLDHAATTPMVEAAVGTLVARLREVGNASSLHASGRRARRVVEEARESLAGSLGCRPGEVVFTSGGTESDNLSLKGLAWARRAADPRRVRLLTTAVEHHAVLDPLDWLATDQGAVVDHVAVDHRGRLDVDALRTCLERDPGSVAAVSVMWGNNEVGTLQPLDDVVALAAEHGVPVHTDAVQAVGAVPVDFAASGVDALTLTGHKVGGPYGVGALLVRRELDLTSLVHGGGQERDVRSGTLDPPAISALATAVELAVAGQVEHAARMSVLRERLVRGVQQVVPEAVLNGAPLDDPGAGLPGIAHLSFPGCEGDSLLMLLDARGIECSTGSACSAGVPQPSHVLLAMGRDEQLARSSLRFSLGRTSTEADVDALVAAIGPCVERARAARR; via the coding sequence ATGTCCGAAGTCCTGCCGCGCCCCGAGGCGAGCGTCTACCTCGACCACGCCGCGACCACGCCGATGGTCGAGGCCGCGGTCGGGACGCTGGTCGCGCGGCTGCGCGAGGTCGGCAACGCCAGCTCCCTGCACGCCTCGGGCCGACGGGCCCGACGGGTCGTCGAGGAGGCGCGCGAGTCGCTGGCCGGGTCGCTGGGCTGCCGCCCGGGCGAGGTGGTCTTCACCTCCGGCGGCACGGAGTCCGACAACCTCTCCCTGAAGGGCCTGGCCTGGGCCCGACGTGCGGCCGACCCCCGCCGCGTCCGGCTCCTGACGACCGCCGTCGAGCACCACGCGGTGCTCGACCCGCTCGACTGGCTGGCGACCGACCAGGGCGCGGTCGTCGACCACGTCGCGGTCGACCACCGCGGACGCCTCGACGTGGACGCCCTGCGGACGTGCCTGGAGCGCGACCCGGGGTCGGTCGCGGCGGTGTCGGTGATGTGGGGCAACAACGAGGTCGGCACCCTCCAGCCGCTCGACGACGTGGTCGCCCTCGCCGCCGAGCACGGCGTGCCGGTGCACACCGACGCCGTGCAGGCCGTCGGCGCCGTCCCGGTGGACTTCGCCGCCTCCGGCGTCGACGCCCTGACCCTGACCGGCCACAAGGTCGGGGGCCCGTACGGCGTGGGCGCCCTGCTGGTGCGCCGGGAGCTGGACCTCACCTCGCTGGTCCACGGCGGCGGGCAGGAGCGCGACGTGCGCTCCGGGACCCTCGACCCGCCCGCGATCAGCGCCCTGGCCACGGCCGTCGAGCTGGCCGTGGCCGGCCAGGTCGAGCACGCGGCGCGGATGTCGGTCCTGCGCGAGCGCCTGGTGCGCGGGGTGCAGCAGGTCGTCCCCGAGGCGGTCCTCAACGGTGCGCCCCTGGACGACCCCGGCGCCGGCCTCCCGGGCATCGCCCACCTGTCCTTCCCCGGCTGCGAGGGCGACTCGCTGCTGATGCTGCTCGACGCCCGGGGCATCGAGTGCTCGACCGGCTCCGCCTGCTCGGCCGGCGTCCCGCAGCCCTCCCACGTGCTGCTGGCGATGGGGCGCGACGAGCAGCTCGCCCGCAGCTCGCTGCGCTTCTCGCTGGGCCGCACCTCGACCGAGGCAGACGTCGACGCGCTCGTCGCCGCGATCGGCCCGTGCGTCGAACGGGCCCGCGCGGCCCGCCGGTGA